The genomic segment CGATCGGCGTCGACATCCTGCTGGCCGGCGTCCAGCGTGTCCTCACACCCAGCCCGCTCCGGAGCCCGGCTCGCACGCCCGAGCCGCCGGACGTGCCCGGGGAACCACCGCCCACCGGCGCGCGCGCGCTCGTTCGCGCCATCGGCGGCTGACCCAGCGAGAAACCGGCCCGCCGCGCCGAGCGTATCGGTGCGTGGCCACAAGGAGGAGGTACGAATGCGGAACAGCCGCGTGTTCGCCATCGGGGCGACGCTCATCATGATCCTCGCTGCCTGCACGAGTGGCAGCACGCCCGCGCCGTCGGCCGCGGCATCGGCGGCGCCCTCGCAGGCGGCGGCGCCCTCGCAGGCGGCGGCGCCCTCGCAGGCGGCACCGTCGGCGGCCGCCGCGACGCCCGCCGCCTCGGTCGCGCTGCCGACCGTGCGCATCGGATCGGACAACTTCTACGAGTCCAAGCTCATGGCCGAGATCTACGCCCAGATCCTCGAGCACGCCGGGTACACCGTCGAGCGCCACTTCGGGCTCGGCTCGCGCCAGGCCCGGGAGCCGCTCCTCGAACAGGGTCAGGTGGACATGGTCCCGGAGTACATCGGCTCCGGCCTCGGCTACTACGACAAGACGGCGCCGACCGGCGACGCGCAGTCGAACCACGACAAGCTCGCGGCGATCCTCAAGACGAAGGGTGGCGGGATCGAGGTCTTCGGCTTCACCCCTGCCCAGGACCAGAACGCCGCCGTCGTCCGCAAGGACACCGCGACCCAGTAC from the Chloroflexota bacterium genome contains:
- a CDS encoding ABC transporter substrate-binding protein codes for the protein MRNSRVFAIGATLIMILAACTSGSTPAPSAAASAAPSQAAAPSQAAAPSQAAPSAAAATPAASVALPTVRIGSDNFYESKLMAEIYAQILEHAGYTVERHFGLGSRQAREPLLEQGQVDMVPEYIGSGLGYYDKTAPTGDAQSNHDKLAAILKTKGGGIEVFGFTPAQDQNAAVVRKDTATQYSLTKMSDLAAIQTKLKWGLPPDCDTNPLCSGALKQYGITYPPAQRVALAACDAPIAQALQAKTIDFAWLCSTQPAILQFGFVQLTDDLKTQPADNIAPLVRDDFLAKVPDKAAFQALLDNASAKMTTAMLLQLGVDVAVNNQDIATVAKNWLTQEGLLN